One window of Amaranthus tricolor cultivar Red isolate AtriRed21 chromosome 13, ASM2621246v1, whole genome shotgun sequence genomic DNA carries:
- the LOC130798094 gene encoding uncharacterized protein LOC130798094 has translation MPDLHSLVNDFQNKLRKRKIEGSQATARHTAELLRSVISQQRIPYTNQAGALINAIKAVGEQLIAANPVELAVGNIIRRVLHIIREEDLSLTTASIGDLNISVGSDDDDDDDKDDHPVLSAAAVAAAARSTLRPPSLQTLLEDVPDPNAVPHTSSSGGDSEGKSKSADKSSRSRKLKHDVIEAVNELIQDITTCHEQIAEQAIEHIHQNEVILTLGSSRTVMEFLCAAKEKKRSFRVFVAEGAPRYQGHVLAKELAARGLQTTVITDSAVFAMISRVNMVIVGAHAIMANGGLIAPVGLNMVALAAQRHAVPFVVVAGSHKLCPLYPHNPEVLLNELKSPSDLLDFGEFSDCFDFGSGNGEPLLHVVNPAFDYVPPKLVSLFITDTGGHNPSYMYRLIADYYSVDDLVIQRKLAAGN, from the exons ATGCCCGACTTACACTCTCTTGTtaatgattttcaaaacaaacttAGGAAACG CAAAATTGAGGGGTCACAAGCCACGGCTAGGCACACAGCAGAGTTGCTTCGTTCAGTTATATCACAACAAAGAATTCCGTATACAAATCAGGCCGGTGCTCTTATTAATGCTATAAAGGCTGTTGGAGAGCAGCTGATTGCTGCAAATCCTGTTG AGCTTGCTGTTGGTAATATTATTCGGAGGGTGCTGCACATTATTAGGGAAGAGGATTTATCTCTTACTACAGCGTCTATAGGTGACCTGAACATTTCTGTTGgaagtgatgatgatgatgatgatgacaaggATGATCACCCTGTCCTGTCAGCAGCTGCTGTAGCTGCTGCAGCAAGAAGCACTTTGCGCCCACCATCTTTGCAGACTCTACTTGAGGACGTTCCTGATCCCAATGCTGTTCCCCATACTTCTTCATCTGGGGGTGATTCTGAAGGGAAAAGCAAAT CTGCTGATAAGAGCTCCAGAAGCCGAAAATTAAAGCATGATGTCATTGAAGCAGTTAATGAACTCATTCAGGATATTACTACTTGCCATGAACAGATTGCCGAACAAGCTATTGAGCACATCCATCAAAA TGAGGTGATATTGACTTTAGGTAGCTCTAGAACAGTGATGGAATTTCTCTGCGCAGCAAAGGAGAAGAAGCGATCATTCAGAGTTTTTGTGGCTGAAGGTGCTCCAAG GTATCAAGGGCATGTTCTTGCCAAGGAATTAGCGGCAAGAGGTCTGCAGACCACTGTAATCACAGACTCTGCTGTTTTTGCCATGATATCTCGTGTTAATATG GTAATTGTTGGAGCTCATGCCATCATGGCTAATGGTGGACTGATAGCCCCTGTTGGTTTGAATATGGTTGCTCTTGCGGCCCAAAGACATGCGGTCCCATTTGTGGTAGTGGCCGGAAGTCACAAG TTATGCCCATTGTATCCTCACAATCCGGAGGTCTTACTTAATGAGCTGAAATCCCCTTCTGATTTGCTCGATTTTGGAGAGTTCTCAGATTGTTTTGATTTTGGAAGTGGCAATGGTGAACCGCTGCTTCATGTGGTTAACCCTGCATTTGATTATGTGCCACCAAAGCT